ttctaatGGTCTCTCTTTGGAAAGCTgagcgagcagtgtacgggcttaatagaaagtctatgagttcaTACACCGCTCCCTTGGACCcctactgatcaaaacttctgacatgtcaaaagtcttAGAAAAGTTGTTATATTTTAAGAGTCTGCagcgaccactagggggagtatactgcatacatttaaaataacagtatgcagttagctccctctagtggtggctgcaggcagacagaaaaaaatgggactcTGATTGCTAAAAAGGTATTTTAAGATGCTAGTCAGCACAGAATTGTGTACTTAAAAATGACATGCTATAGTGGGCATTTAATTTAGGGCCAAATTGGCAATGGGGTGGGGCAGAGATTAGGAATCGAGGCCTGGGAGGGCTACAGGGCAGCAGATTCTATAGGGTActggtgggcagtgtatggtgtatCCCTGGCAGTAATCTCCATCTACTATATACAATTTGTTCACTGCTTTCATATTTTCCCTGTATCCCCCATATATCACTTATTTTAGTGATGTCATCGTTGTGGTAAATGTCTTGACATCACTTAACGCGGTCATCATGGGACCCGATTCTCAGAACGAGATATCTTTCCACAGGAAGGGCCGATCGACACGGACAGAGCAGCAAACGTCTGCGGGTCTCTTACCTGACACTGATCTCCCTCTGCAGCAATGGGACAGACATACAGACAGCTTGAAGAGGACACAGATAGACAGACACAAAGAGCAACTCCTGGAAGCCCCAAAGATCCCCCGCAGGGCACCCCTCGTTTACTGGAATAAGATCAGCATGCAGCGGGGCTTCCTGAGGCACGTGGTATATCACCCCATGTAGCAATTATTTCTGAATAATTAAAATGCATAGAGTTCCTGCACTCCTCGATGTAGCACTCTATGGATGTCTAACGGCAGCCACGGTCATTGGAACAGGTAggttaaggcccatttacaccgGCCAATCGAGAACGAGCATACGTTACAACGCTCACTCGGCCAATTATTGGCCTGTGTGACGGAGCCGCGATCAGTCTGAACGCCCGTTCATCGGCTAATCACATCACTTTTGCAGGCAATAAAGTCATGGTTGTAATGCAAACCGATAGGGACCAAACGATTGTATTATTAATGGTTCGTACCTATACAGTATAgcatcggcccgtgtaaaagggctggtTAACAAGCGCCGATTGACTCGTTATATTATCGATCGACACTTGTGGGCAGAAAAATCCACCTTAAGGGCTATGAGCACCTTTTGAGAAcgactattttaaaaaaaataaaactgcatgAGAGTGTGATTGGCGCAACTttctaatttttattaaaaattattttgactttttgagatacagctgctttgtatcctgtatatagagcagctgtatcttacgcggagacctgaatccatcaggtcagcgggaccgacgggttcagtgacagagggttctgcgtgtctctgaccgttcataacttagatgtgatcaataaccgcTCGAACCTGCAAGAGACACAGGACCCGATCtcgctgaacccgtcagtcctgcgaacctgacggattcaggtttcagcgctagatacagctgctctatatacaggatacaaagcagctgtatctcaaaaagtaaagataatttttaataaaaagtcattacaAAGTTACAGAAAACACACTTATAGATATTatatttctatataaaaaaaaaaaaagttttcaaaaggtGTCGCATGTCTCATGATATGGCCCCTTTAAGCATGAGGTGGTGACTGGGTGTTACAACAATGGCTCCTATACTGAGTCTTCATTTCCACTCACCTCCTCCAGCTGACTATGTACGTGCTGCACAATCAAGTCAATGGCCACTGTATTACCGCTACCTGAAAGACATAGGAACGAGAGGAAAGTTCAAACAAAATTGGTGGTGACCCCCTTTATGGTAGTCCCATCCGCCCCCCCACCGGATATTTCTCTCTCACTTGAAGCTCTACAGTATCTTACCTCTCGGCACGACAATATCTGCAAGGCGCATAGTGGGCTGTATGTACTGGTCAAAAGCCGGCTTCACAAAGGCATGGTACTGTTTGAGGACTCCCTCAATATCTCGGCCTCGCTCTGAGATGTCCCTCCGAAGCCTCCGTACAAGGCGGATATCGGAATCTGTGTCTACAAAGATCTTCATGTCTAGAAGCTGCAATGAAAACGCAGGCAACTACTTTAAGATGGGGTAAGAAGTGTGTATACAGCCGGGTTACCGTATATATCGTGACCTATAGGAAGATAATAGTAAATATGAACCCCAAACCCAAAAAGTACAAACCTTTAGAAGATCTGCGTGTGCGAATGCCATGATCCCTTCAAAGATGATCACGTTGGCTCCGTAAAGGGTTTTCTAATGAAAAGATCACAAGGAAATGAAGATCATATATGTACGAATATCAGGGGTCTCATCTgttggaccaccaccgatctaAATTATATTACCGATCCCATAGTGATAAACGTAAATGCCTGAAATCCCCCCTCGACTGTCCGCTGTATATTTCCGGCGAGCGGTACAGGTCCTTAAACCCGCGCCGTAGTACATTTATGGCGTGGGTTTAAGATGGCGGCCGACGGTGTCTGACCCTGGAGAGAAGTTTTCACcgcttctgtattttctgtactCACGCGTTTAGCACTCAATGAGCCTCTATTGGcccgactggtcacatgatcgctggcaTGCCGGTAGTGGgggggctgctgctgggtctaactagcccCGGCACAGCAACAATAGTCGCTACAACAGtatctgtgcagccccagttacagcgaAAGAGtaaagtatagtgtaaaaaaaaaaaaatcacgaaataataaagtccccaaatgtcttttctgacctttgagggaccgaccagaataataaaaataaaataatcgttAAAAAACTAACAATAGATTCAATAAAAATAGACAAAAAATACCCTCCCCCCAAAAACGCTTCCCACACCCATCActtgccctgacccaattaccctatatatggacagtgacatcatgggctTCTACAATCCCGGAGTCCCTTGTCAGAATGCTACCGCTACTCTGGTCggagactccatagttgaaaacctctgacgtcactttccatatatggaaagtgacatcaggggctaccccagggccggaatccccggGGAGCGCTACCGGATGCTCTTCCTGCCGACTTTGTCCCTGGGGAAGCTCCCCAAggtatatgtttaatgtatacctcTGACCGATGCCATAAAGCAGCCTCCAGTACACATAGCCttcggtgttaaaaaaaaattaatatatgtttttctttttgtgggtTCCTTAGGGATGGAGCAGCGTAGACTACTATgttattccatcctccaaaaaaaaaaaaaagtataccattcTTTACCAGCCCGGCGGAGGCCAAAGGGAGATTCTTTTAGCCTCCATTTGCCTAACGGggcccctatggacacgtttagtgtGTACGTCAAGAGATTTCCCGACGCGCACGCTAAACATCGGGCTACAACGCAATGTGAACCAGGCCCAACGCAAgcagaaaatggctaaacgggTCCTGAAGGCtccaaatagcccggtcctgaacatcTCCCCCTCCTAAACCACTGCAGTGCGACCCCCCCCCGTCCATCCCCTCACCCAATCTTTGGTTCGGCTGTGAGTGCTGAAGTCGTATGTGGGGATTTTCACACTCTTTCCCTGTTTCAGCTTCTTCAATGTGCTGATCATGAGGTCAAAGTCAAACGAGTCCGGGTGATCAAAGTTATATTCATTGCAGGCCGCCTGGGCCTCCTGTTCTTCCGTCAGCACCTGCAAGACCGAACATGGATTATATATTAAAGTTATCAGgggttgaatacttttgcaagtcACATTAAAACCAAGTGTCCAACTCCAaggtgacttctaatattcttaaTAATGTAAAGTCGGGGTACTTTATTGTGTGATGCGCTTCTCTGCTTAAAGAGGTTATGCAGCAGCTTAGTACACTGCCGGAGCTGCTGCCAAACCTCTTTTAATAGCAGAAGGGATATCCATTCCAATTACCGATGATACGAAGCTCCCCCTAATGGACGTACCGGGGATTGGGGCATTTGGAGGGACATACATTGAAAGATTTGGGTTTACCTTGTAGAAAGAGTCCATAGATAAGAGGACCACCCAGGGGACATCCAGAGCTTCAATGATCATCCGGGCAACGGTGGTTTTACCAGACGCGCTGCCACCACCTAGACCTGGCATGAAAAAGAGTGAAGTAGagcaataaaaaatgtaaaagtatgaaaaaccacttaaaggggttgttcagtttagaaaacaaattttcatacaccctattggaGGAGTTTATAGAGGGGGCTCCTCATCTCTTGGTGTGAAGCGGTTCCATAAAACGTCTCTTgctcgagcgctgatcaacgtgacagctcgtctgctcctttcacaaggattaATCATCGATCGTGTATGGGGAAGAGCGCTAGTTTGCccaattattggcccgtgtaaaagctaATGCTTCACttgtcctgtggtggcgctgcagggaaattaaacacttactgccaggtttccccacagatcacagctgatcactggggtcccagcaggggagaTACTTTGTGATTAGTTGCttacataggggggggggggggttgtcttaTTAGATCTGGCTCCCGATATCTCTGGCTGATTTTGCAGCGACCGCCTAGTAACACATTCTCTGCATAAAAAGTTTCTGACTGCTGAAGTCTTACCGATCACAAAAGCCTCCTTAGACTGCGTCCCGTGCTCGTTGTACCAAGGAGGTCGTCCGGCGGTGTAGATGGTCCTCTTGCTGGTTCTGAGGAGAGGGGGCTCTGACTTACACTGGCTGGTCGTCCGCCTTCGGCTGGATCGTCCGGAGCCGGCTGGGGGTAGTAAGCCATGACCGGAGTCTGCGCTGCTGGCGATAACAGGGGATGAAAAATATTAgtaaaggaggaaaaggatcAACAGGAAGATAATCCATGGATGGGTAACATCTAGAACGGGTACTATATGAATAGCAACGATCACTGAATAAAGGTAAAATTCTAAggtttaaagaaaaaataaaatatcttgTTTCAATGTCCCCATTGTTTACAGTGCAGAGCAGCCGAATGTGGGCGGGGCTGcagtgtgattgacagctctgcccTCCGGTCCTGTGTTACAAGATCATTGTACTCAAAACCGTAGAGGCGATGTTCACACTACCGCTCGAGGGATCTTTCGGGATTACGGTCCAGCTTCCCTGTATTTTTGATGGTAAGAATAGTGCCGTCTGATTCTCTATTCTCGCTGTCAATAATACCAgtcagtcagcgtccgtttagatcCATCAGAAAACGTATCGGTCACAATGTCTCAGTTTATTAATGAAACCTCAATGCGTGTCTGAGAAAATGTCGTTTTTACAGAGCTGCAGGCTGGGCGCGATGTTCTGCGACAGCACAAGATCCACACAACAGCAGGGAATGGACAGCGCTATCTGCATCCTGGCCTCTGTCTACGGACATCTCCCTTGGATACCAGATTTTGGTATTTTTATGTTTAGACCCCCTGCAGTGTGTCTGGAACGTAATGtgtggttgttgtttttttaccgctgtataaggctgggttcacacgtgcatgttcggtccgtaatggacggacgtatttcggccgcaagtcccggaccgaacacactgcagggagccgggctcctagcatcatagttatgtacgatgctaggagtccctgcctctccgtggaactactgtcccgtactgaaaacatgattacagtacgggacagttgtcccgcagcgaggcagggactcctagcatcgtacataactatgatgctaggagcccggctccctgcagtgtgttcggtccgggacttgcggacgaaatacgttccgtccattacggacgtaacatgctcatgtgaacccagcctaaaactacgCATTTTATTCCAGCATTACACTTGGCGTCAATGTTTGAAGGAAAAATTAAAcgcgaaaaacacagcaaaatctgcacgcgTTATATCCGGACTtcacggatttcaccctttgcattgcagacggcaaaatctgcagtaaaaaaaacaaaacacagagtACCCCGATTTCCGCCACAGATTTTGACGTGGATTTGAAGCGAATTTCACAATATAATAAGTGTGCCACAAAtaataaaatctgcagcagaaaaatCCACCAAGTGCGAATGGGGTTTTATATGATcccatatactgacattgtactgtaaatttgttgcaggattttggTGCAGAGTTTGAACCGAAAAATCCACTATAGCCCTGCCGCATCTGAATTCAGCCTAAGAaccggttcacatctgcgtcgcggGCTCCGTCACCGATCCAGCCAAAaataccggacacaatagcgcagcatgctggtaAAATCACGGAAACCTGGCAGAACCCATAAAAGCCAATGGGTTCCGTCAAGCGCTAGTGATGTCCGTCATACAACGAAACCGGCGCTTCTGGTATTTTCGTTGTATGACGGAggaagcagaacaacggaaacaccAACAATGTGAACCCGATCTTACGTCTACAACTCTAGGCCTATAAACTTTCATACGTCTGCCGTTATAGGACACTGTATATGTTTTCTTGCGTAATCACCTTGTATGAAATGCGTAAGTCTTCTACGCTTTATAAAAAAAACGGTAAACCAATGTATACGGACCAAATATATGCAAACTTTTTGCATAAGTTTGGCTAATGATTCTCTATGGCATCAACATATAcaccaaacatatacatatagcGACATCATTGCTCTATCCCGTATATATACACGGACCAAGCTGCGGAGACCCTATGCTTTTCACGCAGACAGCGGGAAAGGTTAAAGACCCTTTCATCTCAATGAAGCAAATATTAAGGAATTACAACACGAACAGATTCTAAAATAACCGGCCGCCCCGTCCACCGGTAAGAGGATCAATGCCAACGCGTTTTACATTATTATAGTCaggaaatcactgctgcaaacctTCCCGGTAGTCCTGAAgactcgaccccccccccccccacatccagTATAATAGACAATATACGAGGACACGGCTCTACGCCATTCGTTACCGCACGCTGCTCTACAGAGATTTTCTAGCTGGATGACCGGACGGCTGCGTCCACGTACATCGCAGGACAGCAGGTTTATTTAGCGCAGGGAAGGGGGTGACGGCGTAATGTCGGGAGGTGGGGACGTCACGCGATCCTCGGGGCATCATTACAAAGCTTCTAAAATGTCCTGGCTCAGGCTGAAGCAGTCACAACAATCCTGACACAGAGCAACAAAAACAAGCTGCAGAGAAGCTGCACCGCTGTGTTATAGGAGATCGGAACAGCTGCCAGGTGCCTATAGGGCAGCACAATACGTGGAGGCGACTGCTGCGGATACAAGACTCAGGGCTATAGGGTCAGTAAGGATCTGGGACCGGGCAGGTAAGTAGCACTGACCTGGTGTGCGCCCCAAGATTCCAACACCCGGTCACCCCCGAACCAGGACACAGGGACAGACTCATCCGGAGAAAATCCTGTGTCCCTCTCAAGTAGGGATTATGTTCCAGGCTGGTATTAATAGCCTGGAGGATATAAATATGGCTGTGCAAAACCAAGCACAACAAACACGGCTGGTCACAGGACGCGTGCGATCATCACTAACGGCAGGCGTAACGGTGATTGACCACAAGAGGCGATCCCTACTGATCATCGTGCAATGTTAAGAAAAGGATCGAAACGATTTTCCAATTGTTGCAGCTATCTACAGTGTATGTCCCTTTAATTATGGAATGGGGGCATGTTGACCTGTGTATGACACCCTGCCCTGTTTACCAACACTCAATTTAAAGGGGTCCTCAAATcttaaataaagcttaaagggacGCTCCGAACAAAACTGATGCCTAATGCAGAGCCTGCGGGAGGGGGCACGACGCTGTTCTGTGAATCCCTGTGTCACATACCACCCCCTATAGACCTGCATTAGGAATAACCCAGTGTTATAGATTtgtccggagtgtccctttaatgcACCACGATTATCCCACTTTGTGTTGATCGCAGTGCCATATCGTGCATTGCTGCCACGAATATTAGATTATAGGGGGCTGCATTCTCAGAGTTCTTTGCACAGGCTATTTCACATGACCCCCATTAACGCCATCTGACCCAAGCCCCATTAAATCCTGTTTACATATTTTTGGATGCACTAATTGGCACATTTTTGAAAAGTATTCATTATCGCCAAGTGGAATTGTCCTAAAGGTTCCGGGGATAGACCTGGTCCTCATTTTAACAACCCCCTGTGACGTCAGGGCGGCGCTATCCATGAGCTATGGTCCCTCTGAGCCAATCACAGCTCAGCACACAATTCGGAGTTACAGCGAAACATTAAAATGGGTTCTCAAAAAGAAGCCCCTTCTACGTGTACAGAAGTCGCCGTCACTCATAGGTCAAACCTTACACAGCAGAACAGCGACCCGGTGACATCGGCTACAGGACAAGAATGGCGAAACCGGAGCCGCGGCGACATCACTGTACTATAACCCCCCACATCCCCTACAGTAAGTATACAAACAAGACGGTCATAcaatgcccccccctcccctggtaaCGTCTTCAGGGGGTTTCTGTAAAATGAAAagatctgcaactttctaatacattTCATCACCATTTCAAAAcacgtgcttgctgtcagtgaaaagcAATATTCTTGCTTACACCCAAAGGGAGAAAACCTATGCACGCACGTTTTTTacagctcgcaggaaaaaaa
The genomic region above belongs to Rhinoderma darwinii isolate aRhiDar2 chromosome 13, aRhiDar2.hap1, whole genome shotgun sequence and contains:
- the LOC142666058 gene encoding uridine-cytidine kinase-like 1 isoform X3, which codes for MAEPERVWSGKEVGGIESSADSGHGLLPPAGSGRSSRRRTTSQCKSEPPLLRTSKRTIYTAGRPPWYNEHGTQSKEAFVIGLGGGSASGKTTVARMIIEALDVPWVVLLSMDSFYKVLTEEQEAQAACNEYNFDHPDSFDFDLMISTLKKLKQGKSVKIPTYDFSTHSRTKDWKTLYGANVIIFEGIMAFAHADLLKLLDMKIFVDTDSDIRLVRRLRRDISERGRDIEGVLKQYHAFVKPAFDQYIQPTMRLADIVVPRGSGNTVAIDLIVQHVHSQLEEREISVRAALASAHQSQPLPRTLCVLKETPQVSVMHTIIRNKETSRDEFIFYSRRLMRLLIEHALSFLPFRSCIVQTPQEHDYNGRTYDGKRITGVSILRAGETMEPALRAVCKDVRIGTILIQTNPSTGEPEGGIPTPMLG
- the LOC142666058 gene encoding uridine-cytidine kinase-like 1 isoform X2, yielding MAEPERVWSGKEVGGIESADSGHGLLPPAGSGRSSRRRTTSQCKSEPPLLRTSKRTIYTAGRPPWYNEHGTQSKEAFVIGLGGGSASGKTTVARMIIEALDVPWVVLLSMDSFYKVLTEEQEAQAACNEYNFDHPDSFDFDLMISTLKKLKQGKSVKIPTYDFSTHSRTKDWKTLYGANVIIFEGIMAFAHADLLKLLDMKIFVDTDSDIRLVRRLRRDISERGRDIEGVLKQYHAFVKPAFDQYIQPTMRLADIVVPRGSGNTVAIDLIVQHVHSQLEEREISVRAALASAHQSQPLPRTLCVLKETPQVSVMHTIIRNKETSRDEFIFYSRRLMRLLIEHALSFLPFRSCIVQTPQEHDYNGRTYDGKRITGVSILRAGETMEPALRAVCKDVRIGTILIQTNPSTGEPELHYLRLPKDISEDHVILMDCTVSTGAAAMMAVRVLLDHEVPEDKIFLLSLLMAELGVHSVAYAFPHVRILTTAVDKKVNDMFRIIPGIGNFGDRYFGTDAPADWSDEDDPV
- the LOC142666058 gene encoding uridine-cytidine kinase-like 1 isoform X1 produces the protein MAEPERVWSGKEVGGIESSADSGHGLLPPAGSGRSSRRRTTSQCKSEPPLLRTSKRTIYTAGRPPWYNEHGTQSKEAFVIGLGGGSASGKTTVARMIIEALDVPWVVLLSMDSFYKVLTEEQEAQAACNEYNFDHPDSFDFDLMISTLKKLKQGKSVKIPTYDFSTHSRTKDWKTLYGANVIIFEGIMAFAHADLLKLLDMKIFVDTDSDIRLVRRLRRDISERGRDIEGVLKQYHAFVKPAFDQYIQPTMRLADIVVPRGSGNTVAIDLIVQHVHSQLEEREISVRAALASAHQSQPLPRTLCVLKETPQVSVMHTIIRNKETSRDEFIFYSRRLMRLLIEHALSFLPFRSCIVQTPQEHDYNGRTYDGKRITGVSILRAGETMEPALRAVCKDVRIGTILIQTNPSTGEPELHYLRLPKDISEDHVILMDCTVSTGAAAMMAVRVLLDHEVPEDKIFLLSLLMAELGVHSVAYAFPHVRILTTAVDKKVNDMFRIIPGIGNFGDRYFGTDAPADWSDEDDPV